DNA sequence from the Hyalangium minutum genome:
TGCCCAAGACGGCTCCGATCAACTTCGAGGACCTCATGGAGGTGCTCAAGGAGAAGGAGGAAGTCAAAAGCATCTGAGGGACGTCGAGCCTCTACCCGTGTCGGCTCAGCAGCAGCGGTGATGCGAGCCGCTGCTCCGGGTGCATGCGCAGGAGCAGGTGGATGACGCCCGTGAGTCCCGGCATCAGCCCGGGCGAGAACGCCTCCCGCGCCAGTCCGCCCACCGGGCCGCGCTCCTCCAGGCTCGAAATCAACTCCGCGTCCATCCACGCCCGGTCCGGCCCCCGGTAGCCCTCCGGGTCGATGCGCCGCGCCGTGTCCAACAGCGCCCACGTGCCCAGGTCGCCATGGCACAGCGTGTGGCTCCAGCCGAAGCCCTCGCGCGTGCTCGCCGCGGTGGCCCGCCGCAGCACGTCCAAATACCCCTCGCCCTTCGTGCGCACGTGGAGATCGCCCGCTACCAGTCCAATCCCCGTGCTGCCGTGACACCAGGCCGCGACGGAGTCCACCGAGCTGCCCACGCGCACGTCCTTCCAGTCGCCCAGTTCCGGCCGGTACAACGACTCCTCGAAGGCGAACGCCGCGTCCGCCAGCTCCCGCCACCGCTGCCGGTCCTCCGCCGTCCCCGCCGCGCTCAGGCTCAGGCGCGCCAGGCACCAGCCAATCCCCGTCGCGCCGTGGGCCATTCCCCCAATCGCCTCGGGGAACATCGACTCCCCCAAGCGGGAGGGGAGGAGAGAAGCGAGGCGCCCCAGGCAACGGCCAGCACGGAGCCGATGAAGGAGAAGACGCCGCGAGGAGACTGGGCCGAGTTGCTGAAGAGGACGGGTTCGCCTGCGTGAGGTGTGGAGGCAGACGGCGAGTGCTGGCGTACGTGAACAAGGCAGGAGGAGTGCGAGCGATTCTGGAGCACCGGGGCCTGCCCACGGCAGGTGTGAGGCGGGCCCCGGCGCGCGAGCCCCCTCAAGCCGCGGGGTGTTGAGGCTCAAGCCGCCAGGGCCAAGAGAGCCAAGCCCCTGCCGCCCACCTCATGGGAGGGCGGCCAGGGCCGGCGTGTACTCCAAGGGGCTGCGCGGCTTCTCCACCCGCTTGGCCCACTGCTCGGGCGGCCCCCGTCAGCGGCACTCCTCTGCACCTCCTCTCCAGCCCTCACCCTCCACATGGCCTCTATCCCGCCTATACGCGTCTTGCTCATTTCGTTTCCGTCTCCAGTTTGGTCCTTTTTTGGTCCCCAAAAACCGGATTTGGTCCCGAAAATGCAGTCGCAGCTCCCTTCTCAGAGGGCGGCGCCTTGAAAGCGGCGGGTTGCTCAACTTGGGAGCGGCGGCAATCGAACCCGCCGCTTGGAACTTCTGGCGAGAGCGATTCAACTCGGTCGGTAGTGCGTTTCGGCCGCGTCAGCGTCGACGTACTCCTCAATTATCGAATAATGACCGGGCCTCTGCGTGACGAACCACTGGTAGCGCAACGTTCCCGGCTCGGTCGCAGCGGCGGATGCCAATGCTCGCGCCACCCGCACTCAGTTGCCGGTGCCGTAGACCGCGTCGCGCACGGAGACGGTGAAAGCTCCCGACATGCCTTCGAACGCCGTGTTGGTGAGCGCCACGACCGTCAGGCGGCGCTGGGGATCCACGAACCAGTTGTGGCCGTAGGCTCCGCCCCACTGCCAGGTCCCCGCCGACTGCGGGCTCCGCGTCTGCGCCGGGTCGACGAGCACCGCCCCGATGAAGCCGAAGCCCCAGCCAGGCCCCTGCGTCTGAGCCTCCGGGCCCACCTGGGCGGAGCCCAGCTGCTCGACGGTGGCCGCAGGCAGGACCGGCGCCCCGCCCGTCCGCAGCGTCTCCAGGAACTTCAGGAAGTCACCCGCCGTTCCCACCATGCCCGCCCCTCCGGACGGGAAGGCGCGCGGGTTCAAGGCCCGCCCGGGGGCGAAATGGACGCCAGCGCCGTAGTAGGGCACCACCTGATCCTTGCCCATGCGAACCGGCTCCGGCTTCCCGTCCGCGTAGGGCGTCGCGAGCCTGCTCGCGTCCTTCACGCTGAAGCCCGTGTCCTTCATGCCCAGCGGTCCGGTGACGAGCCGCTCGACCACCCGAGGCAGGGGCGCGCCTCCGGCTCGGGCGATGACCGCGCCCAGGACATCCGTCGCCATGGAGTAGCCCCACTGCTTCCCAGGCTCGGAGGACAGCGGCACCGAGGCGATCCGGCGAAGGTTCTCCTCCAGGGACACCTCGGACCCATCCAGGCCCGTCGAGACCCCGGCCCGGTGATACGGCCCCTGCTCCGGCTCCCGGAAGCTGTACGTCAGGCCCGCGGTATGGGTCAGCAGGTGGCGCACGGTGATGACGGGCTCGCGGCCATCCGCCAGCTTCGGCCGGAAGGTGGGAAGCCACTTCTTGATGGGCTCGTCCAGCGCCAGCTTGTGCTGCTCCGCCAGCGCCAGCGCCGTCACGGCCACGATGGGCTTGCTCATGGACGCCAGGCGGAACACCTCATTCTCCCGCATGGGCCGCCCCGCCTCGCGATCGGCCAGGCCCGCGGCGCGCCGGTAGACGATCTTACCGTCCTTCGCGACGAGGACGACGGCGCCGACAATGCGCTTCTCGGCGATCGCCTGGTCGATGCTCAAGTCCAGCCGCGCCGCGAGGGCACGTTCCTCGGAGAAGCCCGGGGGAGCGGGGGGAGTGGAGGGGGCTGGGGCTTGAGCGACGCTGACGGCCATCAGGGCGATGGCGATGGCAGAATACATAGGGTGATACTCCTGTTTATTGAGTGACCGCTACACAAATAAGGAACCCACCACCTCATTTCAATAGCGAACGCTATGAAAACCACTTCCTCCACAGAACGGCGTCCGCGCGGGCGCCCCCGCAGCTTCGACAGCTCAAGGGCGCTCGACCAAGCCCTGGAGGTGTTCTGGCGGCTAGGGTACGAGGGCGCGTCGATCGCCGATCTCACCGAGGCGATGGGCATCACCGCGCCCAGCCTCTATGCCGCGTTCGGGTCCAAGGCCGAGCTCTACCGCCGGGTCTTGGAGCACTACCGAGCCCGGCAAGGCGGCTCGCAACCTCGCGCGCTCACCGAGGCGCCTACCGCCCGCGCCGGGGTGGAGCGGCTCCTGCAGGAGGCCGCCAGGGAGTTCTCCAGCCCTAAGCACCCTCCGGGATGCATGATCTCGACTGCGGTCCTGACGTGCGCGGAGGAGAACCAGCCCGTCGCCGAGCATGTCGCCTCCCTGAGAGCCGGTACACTGGCGGCGCTCCGGGCCCGCATCGAGCAGGGCATCGCCCGGGGAGAGCTGCCGGCCGGGACGGACGCGGCGGCGCTCGCCCGGTATTTCGGTGCCCTCCTCCAGGGCATGTCGGTGCAGGCGCTGGATGGCGCGAGCCAGGCCGAGCTCCTCGCGCTCGGGGAGATCGCGATGCGGGCCTGGGACAGCGTGGCCCAGCAGGCCACGTCGCCACGAAGACGTTGAAGAGGGCTGCACGCTGAGTGCCCCGTCATGGGGCTCAGCGGGAGTGTGCGGCGCGTGCACCTTGTCCTTCCTCTATCGATCCGGAGCGAGCAGGCGTACCAGGCGCACTCTCTGCGGCAACGGCTGCGCTGGACGGAGGTGGACGTGCTGCCTCTTCCCGAAAGCAGCCCCGATGCGAACCCAGTCAGGATGTGATGCTCGACTTCATGATGGGGCATTACCTGATCGCCTCGCTCGACGCGAACACGCAGTTCTCCGGGCACATCCTCCAGTGCCAGGAGGACAAGTTCAGGGACTCGCTCATCACACAGAGGCAAACCGGGACCGAGATCATCCGGGGGCAACGCGAGTTCTCCAATACGTTCAACATCGCCAACTGGGAGAGGCTCGGGCACTTCGCGCTCACCAAAGAGGCACTCGTGTACCTCATGAACAGCGTCATCAAGACGAAGCTCGCGCTGGCCATGGACACGAACCAGACGTTCCTCCGCACTTGGGTGCGCGTGCAGGCGGCGCTCGGCAACGCGAACACCCCCTACATCCTGGCCGGCATCCGAAAGACCAGTGCCTGGACGAAAGGGACCGCAGTCGATGTGGCACACGTGCCGAAGAACACGGATCCCGCCTTTGAGCATTGGGTCGTGATCCGCTCGCTCAAGGCCGCGTCCGACGACAGCGATTATTACGATGTTGAGTTCTGGACGTGGCAGCGGGACTACACGGTGAAGTTCAAGAAGTCCGTGATCAGCAGTTATCTCGCCTGCTTGGTCTACGGATTCCTCGAGGACTGACGGCGCCCAGGGCCTCACGCCGCAAGCTCGCTGCGGAGCCCCCTATACGCGAAACCGGACAGCCGTTTCGAACCGCCCCCACCGCCGGGAACCGGCAGGCGGCCAAGTCTCACCAGTGAGACTTTTGGAACGGCGGCGCAGAAGCGGGGAGCGCGACGGGCCCAGTCCACGATCGTGGACTGTCCCAGTCGTGTCCGGCGAAGACTCACGCCTGTCGCTTCAAGGGGTTGGCTGCTTGGGGCAGCCGTCCTGATGTTCCGTCCGTGAGTCACGGCCTCGCGTTCCGGAAGCCCGGGACGCGGGGCCTCTTTCCCCCGGGTTACCGGAGGCTGCCCTCATGTCCGACGCTCCCCTGCCCGCGCTGTTTCCTGGCTACGCCCGCGACGTGCAGTGCCAGCACATCTTCCTCCTCGGCAGTGTCCGATAACTCGACAGCGGGCCCCGGCAGTCCCAGTCTCAGCCACCTCGATGGATAGATGAGGAGGGCCCATGCTCCCGAGGATGCTCGCGGCCATCTGGCTCGTGGTCCTGTCCCTGCTGGGGAACTGCGCTGAAGCCTCACGAGAGGTCCGACAGGAGAGCGCCATCCCGGTGGATGACGGTGGTGGAGGTGGGGACTCCGTTAGCCCCCGCATCCTGGTCCTCATCGCGCGCGGGCAGTTCGCCGAGGCTCAGGTGCTCATCCAAGAGTCGCTCAGGGGCGGGCTGATGTCGCAAGCCTCAGCCACGGCGCTCCTGGTGCGCATTCAACTGCTCAACACGAAACTGGGAGAGATCCCTGCACGTCTCCAACGGGTGGCCAACTTTCCCTCGGTGCTCAAGGACTTCACGTTGTACGAGATCCGGACCTTCCTGGAGCAGCGAGACTATAGCATCGCCACGGAGGCCCAGCTCAAAATGGCTAAAAAGCTCATTGAGGAGAGCCCACGGCTGATGGAGAAGATCCCGTGAGCCCGCCCGTGAAACCCGAGGAGTTGCTGGCGCGGCTGCGCTCTGCACGCGAGGCAGCAGGAGGCAAGCCAGGTGCGCTTGAGCGCCTACGGCTTCACCGCGAACTCGCTGCCGAAGCACCCGCGTTCGTCCCCAATCTGCTGGAACTGGGACGGTGTCTGCAGTTGGCCGAGCCGGCCGCAGGTGAGGACACCTTTACCGAGGCGGAGACCGTGCTGAAACAAGCGGTAGAGCTCTCAGAACGGAGCGCCCCCGCTCTGTTGGAGTT
Encoded proteins:
- a CDS encoding serine hydrolase domain-containing protein produces the protein MYSAIAIALMAVSVAQAPAPSTPPAPPGFSEERALAARLDLSIDQAIAEKRIVGAVVLVAKDGKIVYRRAAGLADREAGRPMRENEVFRLASMSKPIVAVTALALAEQHKLALDEPIKKWLPTFRPKLADGREPVITVRHLLTHTAGLTYSFREPEQGPYHRAGVSTGLDGSEVSLEENLRRIASVPLSSEPGKQWGYSMATDVLGAVIARAGGAPLPRVVERLVTGPLGMKDTGFSVKDASRLATPYADGKPEPVRMGKDQVVPYYGAGVHFAPGRALNPRAFPSGGAGMVGTAGDFLKFLETLRTGGAPVLPAATVEQLGSAQVGPEAQTQGPGWGFGFIGAVLVDPAQTRSPQSAGTWQWGGAYGHNWFVDPQRRLTVVALTNTAFEGMSGAFTVSVRDAVYGTGN
- a CDS encoding antibiotic biosynthesis monooxygenase translates to MRVARALASAAATEPGTLRYQWFVTQRPGHYSIIEEYVDADAAETHYRPS
- a CDS encoding lanthionine synthetase LanC family protein translates to MAHGATGIGWCLARLSLSAAGTAEDRQRWRELADAAFAFEESLYRPELGDWKDVRVGSSVDSVAAWCHGSTGIGLVAGDLHVRTKGEGYLDVLRRATAASTREGFGWSHTLCHGDLGTWALLDTARRIDPEGYRGPDRAWMDAELISSLEERGPVGGLAREAFSPGLMPGLTGVIHLLLRMHPEQRLASPLLLSRHG
- a CDS encoding TetR/AcrR family transcriptional regulator, coding for MKTTSSTERRPRGRPRSFDSSRALDQALEVFWRLGYEGASIADLTEAMGITAPSLYAAFGSKAELYRRVLEHYRARQGGSQPRALTEAPTARAGVERLLQEAAREFSSPKHPPGCMISTAVLTCAEENQPVAEHVASLRAGTLAALRARIEQGIARGELPAGTDAAALARYFGALLQGMSVQALDGASQAELLALGEIAMRAWDSVAQQATSPRRR